The nucleotide sequence AACCTTGAAGCTAGAGAGATTTTAATAACAAAAAACCTTGAAGATTTCTACTTTAATGATAAAAACATTATTGGAGGTAAAACAATCTTAAAAGAGCGTTCTAATGATAATGGTAACCCTCAATTTACTAAAACCGTTGATATAACAGTTGTTTGGCCAGATGGAATTGAAGCTTCAAGAACTGGAACAAAAACTCGAGAATGGATAGAAGGACATGGAAGCGGTGTGTGGAGTGATAATGTATTTGAAGTTACTGGAAACTGGATGTCTACTTTTAGAAATGGAAATACACATTCGTACGAAGTAACAAATCCATTAAGAAGAGAAGTTGTATGTAGATTTTTTGTGAGTGGTTCTGTGAATGTAGAGCGTACAAATTTTGCAGGTATTTTCGATTATGGAGATGGCGATTGTGATAATCAAGCTACCTTTACTTTTGAAGATGGCACCGTAAGAAACATTACACTTAGATAAGTAGGTTTTGATTATGTGATTGTAAAAGAAAAGCGAGCCAATTGGCTCGCTTTTCTTTTATGCTCTTAAAGGTTGATTTGTAATTAAATCAATATATAAGTTTATTTTATTTTTTAAATCTTTTCTATGAGATATAAAATCTAAAAAGCCATGTTCTTGTAAAAACTCAGCTGTTTGAAAACCCTCAGGTAATTCTTTTCCTGTAGTATCTCTTACAACACGAGGTCCAGCAAACCCAATTAAAGCTCCTGGTTCACTAATGTTAATATCACCTAACATAGCGAATGATGCAGTTGTTCCTCCTGTTGTTGGATCTGTACATAAAGAAATGTAAGGTATTTTGGCATCTGCTAATTGTGCTAATTTAGCTGAAGTTTTTGCTAACTGCATTAATGATAAAACCGCTTCCATCATACGGGCTCCACCAGATTTAGAAATAATCATGAAAGGTAATTTCTTTTTTAAAGCATAATCTGCAGCACGTGCTATTTTTTCACCAACAACACTTCCCATAGAGCCACCAATAAAACTAAAATCCATGCAGGCAATAACAAGATCTTTTCCTTTAGATTTTCCAACAGCTGTACGTACAGCGTCTTTAAGATTTGTTTTTTCTTTGGCAGCTTTTAAACGGTCTGTGTACTTTTTGTTATCGACAAACTTTAGAGGATCTTTAGATTCTAGTTTCTCATCTAGTTCCTTAAATTTATTATCGTCAAAAAGGATTTCAAAATATTCTTTACTACCAATTTTAACGTGATAACCATCTTCCGGACTTACATAATAGTTTTTTTCTAATTCTTCGGTATCAATCACTTTTCCAGTAGGAGATTTATACCATAGTCCTTTAGGAGTATCTTTCTTTGCTTCTGTAGGTGTTTGTATTCCTTTATCCTTACGTTTAAACCAAGCCATTTTACTCATCCAATTTTATAAGTTAGTTAGAATGCAAAACTACATAAATTTTATAATGTATTTACATTATTTAAATCTTCAAAAGCTTTCTTTAAACGTTCAACAAAGCTATTTTCTGCTTCACGCAGCCATTTTCTTGGGTCGTAATATTTCTTGTTAGGAACATCATCGCCATCAGGATTTCCAATTTGTGATTGTAAATATGCTTCATTAGTTTTAAAATAGTCACGAATACCACACATAAAAGCATATTGCATGTCTGTGTCAATGTTCATTTTTATAACGCCGTAACCAATAGCTTCTCTTATTTCTTCAACGGTTGAACCTGAACCACCATGAAATACAAAATCAATA is from Pontimicrobium sp. SW4 and encodes:
- the accD gene encoding acetyl-CoA carboxylase, carboxyltransferase subunit beta, which gives rise to MAWFKRKDKGIQTPTEAKKDTPKGLWYKSPTGKVIDTEELEKNYYVSPEDGYHVKIGSKEYFEILFDDNKFKELDEKLESKDPLKFVDNKKYTDRLKAAKEKTNLKDAVRTAVGKSKGKDLVIACMDFSFIGGSMGSVVGEKIARAADYALKKKLPFMIISKSGGARMMEAVLSLMQLAKTSAKLAQLADAKIPYISLCTDPTTGGTTASFAMLGDINISEPGALIGFAGPRVVRDTTGKELPEGFQTAEFLQEHGFLDFISHRKDLKNKINLYIDLITNQPLRA